The proteins below are encoded in one region of candidate division WOR-3 bacterium:
- a CDS encoding response regulator, which yields MKILWIDDEIDMFRPFVYALKDKGYEVETATNGPDGIELAKARDFDLVLLDEMMTGMDGLEVLRRLKQLDPSLLVAMVTKSDQEALIDEAFGKLVDDFVIKPFTPVQLLAVIKRLLEKKQLVSNRIAQEYMAAMNQQHDLGSWDGWVSYYRLLGNWQRLLGRYADTGMRDVEMDRRRDADGEFNRFVEGEYQDWLAGRGPVLSHQVVDRFVRQHWTSPNTFLIVLDSMRADQWDAIVPLLADYFDVSSDYYCSILPTATPYSRNAIFSGLLPLEIQRRYPKYWVSEETGQNRFESELLAEQLRRMRFDGRHAYLKISHGDELENARAALLDKNVRFAAVVINFLDLLIHSIKTTRLLDEIIPDDAALVGMTRVWFSSSPVFEFLKTLARRDCTVIVTSDHGFIRVKRPTLIYGSREISANLRYKHGAAIRVEGRDAILLNNPETFMLPSDHLGTKFAIAKNDYYFIYPTKPREYEKAYKFTFQHGGVSLEEMVVPIATLKPRR from the coding sequence GTGAAGATACTCTGGATTGACGACGAGATAGACATGTTCCGGCCATTCGTCTACGCGTTGAAGGACAAGGGCTATGAAGTCGAGACCGCGACCAACGGTCCGGACGGAATCGAGTTGGCCAAGGCTCGCGACTTCGACCTGGTACTGCTGGACGAGATGATGACCGGCATGGACGGGCTCGAGGTCTTACGTCGTCTGAAGCAGCTTGACCCGAGCCTGCTGGTGGCGATGGTCACCAAGTCCGACCAGGAGGCGCTGATAGACGAAGCGTTCGGCAAGCTGGTGGATGACTTCGTCATCAAGCCGTTCACACCGGTGCAGTTGCTTGCGGTCATCAAGCGCCTGCTCGAGAAGAAACAGCTGGTGTCGAACCGAATCGCGCAGGAGTACATGGCGGCCATGAACCAGCAGCACGACCTCGGCTCGTGGGACGGTTGGGTCAGCTACTACCGTCTGCTCGGAAACTGGCAGCGTCTCCTGGGGAGATACGCCGATACCGGCATGCGGGACGTAGAGATGGATCGCCGCCGCGACGCTGACGGAGAGTTCAACCGTTTCGTCGAGGGTGAGTACCAGGACTGGCTCGCGGGCCGGGGACCAGTCCTGTCGCACCAAGTTGTGGATCGGTTCGTCCGGCAGCATTGGACCAGCCCGAATACCTTTCTCATCGTTCTGGACTCAATGCGCGCCGACCAATGGGATGCCATCGTCCCGCTGCTTGCCGACTACTTTGACGTCAGCAGTGACTACTACTGCTCAATACTCCCGACCGCCACTCCGTACTCCCGGAACGCCATCTTCTCGGGCCTGCTGCCGCTCGAGATCCAGCGCCGCTACCCGAAGTACTGGGTTTCCGAGGAAACCGGGCAGAACCGGTTCGAATCAGAGCTGCTGGCTGAGCAGTTGCGCCGGATGAGGTTCGATGGCCGCCATGCCTACCTGAAGATCTCTCACGGCGACGAACTCGAAAATGCGCGAGCCGCGCTGCTCGACAAGAACGTCCGGTTTGCGGCCGTGGTGATCAACTTCCTCGACCTGCTCATCCATTCGATCAAGACCACGAGGCTGCTGGATGAGATCATCCCGGACGACGCCGCGCTCGTCGGTATGACCCGGGTCTGGTTCTCATCCTCACCGGTGTTTGAGTTCCTGAAGACCCTGGCGAGGCGTGACTGCACGGTCATAGTCACGAGCGACCACGGTTTCATCCGGGTCAAACGCCCCACGCTCATCTACGGTTCCCGCGAGATATCGGCCAACCTAAGGTACAAACACGGCGCGGCAATCCGGGTCGAGGGCCGAGATGCTATCCTGCTCAACAACCCCGAGACCTTCATGCTGCCGTCCGACCACCTCGGTACGAAGTTCGCCATCGCCAAGAACGACTACTACTTCATCTATCCGACCAAGCCGCGCGAGTACGAGAAGGCCTACAAATTCACCTTTCAACACGGCGGCGTTTCGCTGGAAGAGATGGTCGTGCCCATCGCAACCCTCAAACCGCGTCGATAG